A single window of Streptococcus cristatus ATCC 51100 DNA harbors:
- a CDS encoding ParB/RepB/Spo0J family partition protein, translating to MENYQYIPLKDIRTNPYQPRKNFSQEKINELAASIKENGIIQPIILRRSSLFGYEILAGERRFRAAKIAGLENIPALIKDLSDDDMMKQAIIENLQREDLNPIEEAESYQHLIEKGLTHEEIARIMGKSRPYISNLVRLLQLPDFMLDAVKEEMISQGHARLLIPLKKEEQIFWLDRIIQDNLSVRALELSLQKKKKSKNRKNKEIFSHSEEERLKKILGLNVSIQLKNSSKGKIVIPFENEEEYQRIINSLK from the coding sequence ATGGAAAATTATCAATACATACCACTAAAAGACATTCGAACAAATCCTTATCAACCTAGAAAAAACTTTTCTCAAGAGAAAATAAATGAATTGGCAGCTTCTATTAAAGAAAATGGAATTATCCAGCCCATTATTTTGAGAAGATCTTCCTTATTTGGTTACGAAATTTTAGCAGGTGAAAGACGATTCAGAGCTGCTAAGATTGCTGGCTTAGAAAACATTCCTGCCCTTATTAAAGACCTATCTGACGATGACATGATGAAGCAGGCCATCATCGAGAATTTGCAAAGGGAGGACCTCAATCCGATCGAAGAAGCGGAATCCTATCAGCATCTGATTGAGAAAGGTCTGACCCATGAAGAAATTGCAAGAATTATGGGAAAATCTCGGCCTTACATCAGTAATCTTGTCCGCTTGTTACAGCTACCAGATTTTATGCTGGACGCTGTCAAAGAGGAAATGATTTCGCAAGGGCATGCTCGTCTCCTCATCCCACTAAAAAAGGAAGAGCAAATTTTTTGGCTGGACAGAATCATTCAAGATAATTTATCCGTTCGTGCTCTTGAACTTTCATTACAAAAGAAAAAAAAGTCAAAGAACAGAAAGAACAAAGAAATTTTCTCCCATTCGGAAGAAGAAAGATTGAAAAAAATCCTTGGACTCAATGTCTCCATTCAATTAAAAAATTCTTCAAAAGGAAAGATCGTTATTCCTTTTGAAAACGAGGAAGAGTATCAAAGAATTATAAACAGCCTGAAATAG
- a CDS encoding S1C family serine protease, whose amino-acid sequence MKNASNFFKKSLLLFIVLVVGFIGGSLGNLATAFLNNKMANISPSSSKTTVSTSYKNTTDTTKAVKKVQNAVVSVITYTGSNQEGVINNESTSDPQVASEGSGVIYKKEGKYAYLVTNTHVLNGAKNPDILLADGSKVPGEVVGSDVYSDISVVRISSEKVKDVAEFGDSNSLTVGETAIAIGSPLGTEYANSVTQGIISSLGRNVTLQSEDGQNISTTALQTDAAINPGNSGGPLINIQGQVIGITSSKISHNGQTAVEGMGFAIPSNDVVNIIKQLEKNGTVTRPALGIQMLDLSNIATSDLAKLRLPSSVKSGILVRSVQEGMPAENKLQKYDVITKVDDKDVESTSDLQSALYRHSLGDELKVTYFRDGKEATTTIKLTKSTQDLSDN is encoded by the coding sequence ATGAAAAACGCTTCAAATTTCTTTAAAAAATCTTTGTTGCTTTTTATTGTTTTAGTTGTAGGATTTATTGGCGGAAGCCTAGGAAATTTAGCCACTGCATTTCTTAATAATAAAATGGCTAATATTAGCCCTTCTAGCTCAAAGACCACTGTATCAACGTCTTATAAAAATACAACCGACACCACAAAGGCTGTAAAAAAGGTGCAAAATGCAGTTGTATCAGTAATTACTTATACAGGTTCTAATCAGGAAGGAGTGATCAATAATGAATCAACCAGTGATCCTCAAGTAGCTAGTGAGGGATCAGGTGTCATTTATAAGAAGGAAGGAAAATATGCCTACCTTGTTACCAATACTCACGTGCTAAATGGAGCAAAAAATCCCGATATTCTACTAGCAGATGGTAGTAAGGTTCCTGGTGAAGTAGTGGGGTCAGATGTTTATTCTGATATTTCTGTAGTAAGAATTAGCTCTGAAAAGGTGAAAGATGTAGCTGAATTTGGAGATTCCAACTCCCTGACAGTAGGAGAAACTGCTATTGCTATCGGAAGCCCTCTCGGAACAGAATATGCTAACTCTGTTACACAAGGAATCATCTCTAGTTTGGGTAGAAATGTAACCTTGCAATCTGAAGACGGCCAAAATATTTCGACGACTGCCTTGCAAACAGATGCTGCTATCAACCCTGGTAACTCTGGTGGCCCACTCATCAATATCCAAGGGCAAGTTATTGGTATTACGTCCAGCAAAATCTCTCACAATGGTCAAACTGCTGTAGAAGGCATGGGCTTTGCAATTCCATCAAACGATGTTGTCAATATTATCAAGCAACTAGAGAAAAATGGAACAGTGACTCGTCCTGCTCTGGGTATCCAAATGCTCGATTTATCTAATATCGCCACTTCTGACTTAGCAAAATTACGTCTGCCTTCATCTGTAAAATCAGGTATCCTTGTCCGCTCTGTACAAGAAGGAATGCCTGCTGAAAATAAACTTCAGAAATACGACGTCATCACAAAAGTTGACGATAAGGATGTCGAGTCAACCAGTGATTTACAATCTGCTCTCTACAGACACTCTCTGGGAGATGAACTGAAAGTGACTTACTTTAGAGATGGTAAAGAAGCTACTACAACCATCAAATTGACCAAATCAACCCAGGACTTAAGTGACAACTAA